A genomic region of Chryseobacterium sp. KACC 21268 contains the following coding sequences:
- the purB gene encoding adenylosuccinate lyase, with protein sequence MNSYKNPLEERYSSEEMLFNFSHNNKFRTWRKLWIALAEIEKDLGLEITDEQIAELKANAENIDYDKAAEYEKKFRHDVMAHVHTYGDVAPSAKGIIHLGATSAFVGDNTDLIQIRDGLLILKKKLVNVMKNLADFSIQYKDLPTLGFTHFQPAQLTTVGKRATLWLQSLVLDIEELDFFLETLRFRGVKGTTGTAASFLELFNGDYSKVKHLDKELSKRFGFEKVFGVSGQTYDRKIDAKVVALLGNIAQSAHKFTNDLRLLQNLKEVEEPFEKNQIGSSAMAYKRNPMRSERIGALAKYVMSLTTSSAMVASTQWFERTLDDSANKRLTIPQAFLAVDAILLIWNNIMNGIVVYPNRINKHIEEELPFMATEYIIMEEVKAGGDRQEIHEVIRLHSMEASKKVKEEGKENDLIERILNDETLKLDKSKLKEVLDPKNFIGFAPIQTEEFIANEVQPILDANSELIGLESDLKV encoded by the coding sequence ATGAATTCCTACAAAAACCCATTGGAAGAGCGCTATTCCAGTGAAGAAATGCTATTTAATTTTTCGCACAACAACAAGTTCCGCACTTGGAGAAAACTTTGGATTGCTCTCGCTGAAATCGAAAAAGACCTTGGACTTGAAATTACAGACGAGCAGATCGCTGAATTGAAAGCCAACGCAGAAAACATCGATTATGACAAAGCGGCAGAATATGAGAAGAAATTCCGCCACGATGTGATGGCTCACGTTCATACTTATGGTGACGTGGCGCCTTCTGCCAAAGGAATTATCCACTTAGGAGCAACTTCAGCTTTTGTAGGAGACAATACAGATTTGATACAGATCCGTGACGGACTTTTGATTTTAAAGAAAAAGTTGGTGAACGTGATGAAGAATCTTGCCGATTTTTCGATTCAATATAAAGACCTTCCAACTTTAGGATTTACCCATTTCCAACCAGCTCAATTGACAACTGTTGGAAAAAGAGCAACACTTTGGTTACAAAGTTTAGTTTTAGATATCGAAGAGCTTGATTTTTTCTTAGAGACTTTACGTTTCAGAGGCGTGAAAGGAACAACTGGAACGGCAGCAAGTTTCCTAGAGCTTTTCAACGGCGATTATTCTAAAGTAAAACATCTTGACAAAGAATTGTCAAAAAGATTCGGTTTCGAAAAAGTTTTCGGCGTTTCCGGACAGACTTACGACAGAAAAATCGATGCGAAAGTGGTCGCTTTATTAGGAAATATCGCTCAGTCTGCTCATAAATTCACGAATGATTTACGTTTGCTTCAAAATTTGAAAGAAGTTGAAGAACCTTTCGAAAAAAACCAAATCGGTTCATCTGCAATGGCTTACAAACGTAACCCAATGAGAAGTGAAAGAATCGGAGCATTGGCAAAATATGTTATGTCTTTGACAACCAGTTCTGCAATGGTGGCTTCAACGCAATGGTTTGAAAGAACATTGGACGATTCAGCCAACAAAAGATTGACCATTCCGCAAGCGTTCTTGGCAGTTGATGCAATCTTGTTGATCTGGAACAATATTATGAACGGAATCGTGGTTTATCCAAACAGAATCAACAAACACATCGAAGAAGAACTTCCTTTTATGGCAACAGAATACATCATTATGGAAGAGGTGAAAGCTGGTGGCGACCGTCAGGAAATCCACGAAGTAATAAGACTTCACTCAATGGAAGCTTCCAAAAAAGTAAAAGAAGAAGGTAAAGAAAACGATTTGATCGAAAGGATTTTGAATGATGAAACTTTAAAGCTTGATAAATCAAAATTAAAAGAAGTCCTTGATCCGAAAAACTTTATCGGTTTTGCACCCATCCAAACGGAGGAATTCATTGCGAATGAAGTTCAGCCGATTTTGGATGCGAACAGCGAATTGATCGGTTTGGAATCTGACCTAAAAGTATAA
- the apaG gene encoding Co2+/Mg2+ efflux protein ApaG has protein sequence MVSKNTSEIRVSVTTEYDNFNSYPSENRFVFRYNIEIENLGVVPVKLLSRRWMIYDLGFGFTEVEGAGVIGLTPVIEGGEKFNYFSNVILKSGVGNMEGHYVFENAEKGTFNVGIPKFNLVSEVLSN, from the coding sequence ATGGTTTCTAAAAATACATCCGAAATAAGAGTCAGTGTCACCACTGAGTACGATAACTTCAACAGTTACCCATCTGAGAACCGTTTTGTTTTCCGTTACAATATCGAAATCGAGAATCTTGGAGTTGTTCCTGTAAAGCTCCTGTCGAGAAGATGGATGATCTATGACCTTGGTTTTGGATTCACAGAAGTTGAAGGTGCTGGCGTGATCGGACTAACGCCGGTGATTGAAGGTGGCGAGAAGTTCAATTACTTTTCTAATGTGATTTTAAAATCAGGTGTTGGAAATATGGAAGGACATTATGTTTTTGAAAATGCTGAGAAAGGAACCTTCAATGTTGGAATTCCGAAGTTTAATTTAGTCTCTGAGGTTTTAAGTAATTAA